cccccacaaatGAAACCTTAGCCAGAAGACCCAGAAAGGAATTCTCACTGTCCACCCATTTCTTCCCAATGGGTAGCCATTGGACAGTCAAACTTGCATAGAAAGTCTTTCCCTTGGTATTCTCTCTGTCATATTGTCTTCTTCTGCTCGTATTTTCTCTCCCCACATGTGCTCTTATCTTGTTGGACCACAATCTTAAACAGATCTTCTCATTATCAACATTCAATGGAAATGTATCCTATTTAGCGCGCATTAGGACTTTTAAACAGGATCATTTAACTTCAAAAAATACAGAAGCAGTATGCCTAGTTCGGTTATAATCATGTGAATCAATAGTGCGTTAAACTTTATCGAAACAGCCTGGTTAATTGAGACTTTCGAGTCAAATAAGCAATCAACTTGCACCTGTACTTGTCTTTGTTAGCTGTCAAGATTGTGAAAAACCAATGCCCTCTGAGGCCTGATCCACTCATTTGCAATTATTCCAGCTAAAAGTTATTACCTGTTTCTTTGTCCAATACAGAAAGGGCTTAAAAGTCATGGGGACCAAAAGCCATCATGCTTCAAAGCAAAACCTTGTGGTTCTCATTCACTTAACTACATTCTGAGCATAACCCTCCTATGGAAAATCATTCAGTGATCCCGGGGCACTAATTTCGTACAACTTGTCTATATAAACACACCAAGCTCTTTGCGAAAACCTTCCACCCATCATCAAAGCAACCAAATTCATGAAACTAAAAATGCTGCaaattttcttcctcttctctctcttactGTTCTCCTCCTCTCATGCCTTAGACTTTTGTGTCGCGGACCTAAAGGGTCCTATCGGCCCTTCAGGGTACTCCTGCAAAATCCCTGCTAAAGTCACGGTCGAGGATTTCGTGTTTTCACTAGGAAAGGCTGGAAACACTTCAAACATCATCAAAGCCGCAGTCACTCCAGCATTTGCCGCCCAGTTTCCGGGTGTCAATGGGCTTGGTATCTCCATGGCACGGTTAGACCTAGCCCCAGGTGGCGTCATCCCAATGCATACACACCCGGGTGCATCGGAACTCCTACTTGTAGTGCAGGGTTCTATCCTTGCCGGATTCATTTCCTCTGATAATTCTGTTTATTTGAAGACACTCAAAAAGGGTGATATCATGGTTTTCCCTCAAGGgttgttgcattttcaaataaaTGCTAAAGGAAAAACCGCGATTGCTTTTCCGAGTTTTAGTAGTCCCGATCCTGGGCTCCAAATCCTTGATTTTGCATTGTTCGCAAATAACCTGCCTTCTGTTATTGTGGAGAAGACTACTTTCCTTGATGATGCTACTGTGAAGGCTCTCAAGGCTGTTCTTGGTGGTACCGGCTAACTTGTATTGCCAAGgaaactggttttttttttgggtcttgaACTTCATTGTTAGTGTGCTTTAATTCCAGTTGCTTTTATGTAATTGAGTTCATTGAGCTAATGACTCTTCTGATTATTGAAATgttgtgaaattttttgttcaaacttTCAGTCTAAGCTTAATTTCCAATAATTTTTGGTTATCTTAAGGAGACCTTGCCAAGAATAATACGGAAATATATTATGCCACCAATGGAACTACCAGAATTCGAACTCTGACATCTCCTTAGAGGTATTTTCCAAGAGAAGTTGATGCATGTTAGAAGCTGATGGCATGAAAGTTCAATTGGATGCGCCAAATGGGTAAGAAAGAACTAATTAGGATATTGGGTCATTTAACCGGAAAATTTTCTAGTGCCGGGTAGGTACCAAGTGGTGCCCACTCTGTGCATCCGAGCTGTCTATTgtatttttggatggctcggatttggagagagaaagtgttgacgtgagagaagagagaggattccaatccgagccgtccaaaagtgtattggacagcccggatgtgccgagcgggtCCAAAAGTGTCGGATTATGAATATGACGCAATCAACACAACTTCATGAAAAAAACGAATTCATGTAGTTGACCCTAATTGGTTTGGTTGATAACAACTTCGAATAGAATCGACTAGAAGAAACTGATCCATGTGGCCGCTCTCGACCTTTATTGAGTCGAGTTGAATAGATCTAAGGGACTTGTTGATACAACTCAACTCAACGCCATATCCCGATAGTAAACGGTAGAATTGGTCTCCTAAAAATCGAGGTGCACAAAAGCTAGTTCAGAAACtgaagttataaaaaaaaaaaaaaaaagggcaataGAACTCCATGGCATGAGCATTAATTAGGTCCAGCGAGATACAATAGAAAACCAACTTAAGGAATGTCATTTTAATATGGTTTAGAACCTGTTTGCTTGTCACCGTTAACAGTTGgcaattttgtttcctttttctataGTACAAATCCATCGTTCTAATGGTTCTTAATTTCATCAATGAGCCAGAGATTACTGTAACCATCTGTATCGTTCTAATGAAGTTTACTTTTGAACAGAGACTAGGGTTGCTCCCGAATATCCTCGTAAACTTTGATCAAGTCAAAAGACAAgagtttatttttcatcaccgTAAACTTGGAAATTCGGCCCAAAAATAAtcgaaaatatatatttctatatCATTTATGAAAATACATTTGGtgaataattttcacactctcctttttaCTAACCACGCTCTCTTTTTTACTAATCACACTCGCCTTTTTGTTTTAAGTGTGTGAAATTACCAAAATGTCCTTAaactttttacaaaaatcatttcatttggataacaacaaaagaacaatatTAAAAAGTGGAAGTATGTTTTGATAACTTCacagtaaaaaaagaaaaagaaaaaaagagtggtTGGTAAAAAGGGGTGCGGGAACCACTCCCCAATATATTTCTAAAGCATAGTTTTCCATCAGAAATGATATAAGTACCGATCAGTgggagagaaatcgtaccgccggcgggccgtctccggccaccggacggccgatccgagccatccaaaaatcctataaaaaaaaccgatggggcctacgcgagaatcaacggcatccgaggtgtagggtgcttgattctCGCTTGAGCcccatcgatttttttttagaatttttagacggctcgaatTGGCCATCCAATGACCGAAGAAGGCCTGCCAGCGGCCATCAGTACGATTGCTCTCCTCCCctgtcggtacatatagcatcACTCGTTTTCCattcaatccttttgtctgaagtaatcttgttgtctcatttcccaatggttcaggaagggaattgagaaaggcttgcttgagattgacatcatccatgccgttgagaagataaaatctctaaGACATGcggtcataatgaatctcgagatctttccttttgaatgaacagcacttcatgctgaaatattcttctcgaacaaactctttagATATGACGACCGAGTTGTTTGCAGGTCAATTTGGTGGAGGGGCAAATGACAAAAGCTTAATATCAAACAAAACATCCCCATAATATTTAATCCAATGAAAAAGAGTTTGCTGTCTCTCTTTAGATATGAC
This DNA window, taken from Rhododendron vialii isolate Sample 1 chromosome 8a, ASM3025357v1, encodes the following:
- the LOC131335800 gene encoding auxin-binding protein ABP19a-like; translation: MKLKMLQIFFLFSLLLFSSSHALDFCVADLKGPIGPSGYSCKIPAKVTVEDFVFSLGKAGNTSNIIKAAVTPAFAAQFPGVNGLGISMARLDLAPGGVIPMHTHPGASELLLVVQGSILAGFISSDNSVYLKTLKKGDIMVFPQGLLHFQINAKGKTAIAFPSFSSPDPGLQILDFALFANNLPSVIVEKTTFLDDATVKALKAVLGGTG